In Ciconia boyciana chromosome 3, ASM3463844v1, whole genome shotgun sequence, a genomic segment contains:
- the RPF2 gene encoding ribosome production factor 2 homolog isoform X1: MDALDRVVKPKTKRAKRFLEKREPKLKENTKNAMLIKGGNANLTVTEVLKDIYAVKKPFAVLYKKKNITRPFEDQTSLEFFSKKSDCSLFLFGSHNKKRPNNLIIGRMFDYHVLDMIELGIEKFVSLKDVKNSKCPEGTKPMLIFAGDVFDVNEEYRRLKSLLIDFFRGPSVPSIRLAGLEYVLHFTAVDGKIYMRSYKVLLKKSGCKIPRIELEEMGPSLDLVMRRTHLASDDLYKLSLKQPKALKPKKKKNISHDVFGTTYGRIHMQKQDLGKLQTRKMKGLKKRPAEKSAEDGGVSPKKSKSA, from the exons AAAGCCTAAAACTAAGAGAGCAAAAAGATTTCTTGAGAAGAGAGAACCCaaacttaaagaaaatacaaaaaatgctATGCTCATAAAAGGAGGAAATGCAAACTTAACAGTGACTGAAGTGCTTAAAGACATT TATGCGGTGAAGAAGCCTTTTGCTGTACTGTATAAAAA gaaaaatattactaGGCCTTTTGAGGATCAAACATCATTG gaatttttttccaagaaatcagattgttctttgtttctgtttggcTCTCATAACAAGAAGCGACCTAACAACCTGATAATAG GTCGCATGTTCGACTATCACGTCCTAGACATGATTGAGCTAGGCATTGAGAAGTTTGTATCCCTAAAAGATGTCAAG AACAGTAAATGTCCTGAAGGAACAAAACCTATGTTGATATTTGCTGGTGACGTGTTTGATGTAAATGAAGAATACAGAAGACTGAAGAGCCTTCTAATTG ATTTCTTCAGAGGTCCTAGTGTGCCCAGCATTCGTCTGGCTGGTTTAGagtatgttttgcatttcacagctgTAGATGGGAAAATCTACATGCGAAGCTATAA gGTACTTCTGAAGAAATCTGGCTGTAAAATACCAAGAATTGAACTGGAGGAGATGGGACCTTCATTAGATCTGGTTATGAGGAGGACACATTTAGCTTCAGATGACCTTTATAAGCTGTCTTTAAAGCAACCAAAAGCCCTGAAG cctaagaagaaaaagaatatctCCCATGATGTGTTCGGTACAACTTATGGTCGAATCCACATGCAGAAGCAAGATCTTGGTAAACTGCAGACGCGAAAAATGAAAGGCTTAAAAAAGAGGCCAGCAGAGAAGTCAGCTGAAGATGGTGGGGTTAGTCCCAAAAAGTCAAAATCAGCTTGA
- the RPF2 gene encoding ribosome production factor 2 homolog isoform X2 — protein MLIKGGNANLTVTEVLKDIYAVKKPFAVLYKKKNITRPFEDQTSLEFFSKKSDCSLFLFGSHNKKRPNNLIIGRMFDYHVLDMIELGIEKFVSLKDVKNSKCPEGTKPMLIFAGDVFDVNEEYRRLKSLLIDFFRGPSVPSIRLAGLEYVLHFTAVDGKIYMRSYKVLLKKSGCKIPRIELEEMGPSLDLVMRRTHLASDDLYKLSLKQPKALKPKKKKNISHDVFGTTYGRIHMQKQDLGKLQTRKMKGLKKRPAEKSAEDGGVSPKKSKSA, from the exons ATGCTCATAAAAGGAGGAAATGCAAACTTAACAGTGACTGAAGTGCTTAAAGACATT TATGCGGTGAAGAAGCCTTTTGCTGTACTGTATAAAAA gaaaaatattactaGGCCTTTTGAGGATCAAACATCATTG gaatttttttccaagaaatcagattgttctttgtttctgtttggcTCTCATAACAAGAAGCGACCTAACAACCTGATAATAG GTCGCATGTTCGACTATCACGTCCTAGACATGATTGAGCTAGGCATTGAGAAGTTTGTATCCCTAAAAGATGTCAAG AACAGTAAATGTCCTGAAGGAACAAAACCTATGTTGATATTTGCTGGTGACGTGTTTGATGTAAATGAAGAATACAGAAGACTGAAGAGCCTTCTAATTG ATTTCTTCAGAGGTCCTAGTGTGCCCAGCATTCGTCTGGCTGGTTTAGagtatgttttgcatttcacagctgTAGATGGGAAAATCTACATGCGAAGCTATAA gGTACTTCTGAAGAAATCTGGCTGTAAAATACCAAGAATTGAACTGGAGGAGATGGGACCTTCATTAGATCTGGTTATGAGGAGGACACATTTAGCTTCAGATGACCTTTATAAGCTGTCTTTAAAGCAACCAAAAGCCCTGAAG cctaagaagaaaaagaatatctCCCATGATGTGTTCGGTACAACTTATGGTCGAATCCACATGCAGAAGCAAGATCTTGGTAAACTGCAGACGCGAAAAATGAAAGGCTTAAAAAAGAGGCCAGCAGAGAAGTCAGCTGAAGATGGTGGGGTTAGTCCCAAAAAGTCAAAATCAGCTTGA